From one Chthonomonadales bacterium genomic stretch:
- a CDS encoding translation initiation factor IF-3: MNKEFRVNEQILRYHRDYPRVRDVRLVDDEGTQHGIVEVRQALAMAKERGLDLIEVAPQAAPPVCRIMDYGRYKYEQAKRDRDAQKKQKGGDLKGVWLRPGTDDHDFNFKLKNALKFLEDGDKVKVTVRFRSREITHPEFARKLLDKVVEAAADVAAVEKPPAMEGRTMTLILAPK, translated from the coding sequence ATCAACAAAGAGTTTCGCGTTAACGAGCAGATCCTGCGCTATCACCGGGACTACCCGCGTGTGCGCGACGTGCGCCTTGTCGATGACGAAGGGACCCAGCACGGCATCGTCGAAGTCCGTCAAGCTCTGGCGATGGCCAAGGAGCGGGGTCTCGATCTCATCGAGGTGGCGCCTCAGGCGGCGCCGCCCGTGTGTCGCATCATGGACTACGGCCGCTACAAGTATGAGCAGGCCAAGCGAGACCGCGATGCGCAGAAGAAGCAGAAGGGCGGCGATCTGAAGGGCGTGTGGCTTCGGCCCGGTACCGACGATCACGACTTCAACTTCAAGCTCAAGAATGCGCTCAAGTTCCTGGAGGATGGCGACAAGGTCAAGGTCACCGTCCGGTTTCGGAGCCGGGAGATCACCCACCCGGAGTTCGCCCGCAAGCTGCTCGACAAGGTGGTCGAGGCGGCCGCGGACGTCGCGGCCGTCGAGAAGCCCCCGGCGATGGAGGGGCGGACGATGACGCTCATCCTGGCGCCGAAGTAG
- the rplT gene encoding 50S ribosomal protein L20: protein MPRVKRGTLVKKRHKKVLEAASGYFGGKHRLFKSANEQVMKSGNYAYRDRRNKKREFRRLWITRISAACRLNGMTYGRFIEGLTKGGVAVDRKVLSDIAITDPHAFGQLVAQATSVLRSAGQPAG, encoded by the coding sequence ATGCCGCGCGTGAAACGCGGAACCCTCGTTAAGAAGCGTCACAAGAAGGTCCTGGAGGCCGCGAGCGGCTACTTCGGGGGCAAGCACCGCCTGTTCAAGTCCGCCAACGAGCAGGTGATGAAGAGCGGCAACTATGCCTATCGTGACCGCCGCAACAAGAAGCGCGAGTTTCGCCGCCTCTGGATCACGCGCATCAGCGCCGCCTGCCGCCTCAACGGCATGACCTACGGTCGATTCATTGAGGGGCTGACCAAGGGTGGCGTGGCGGTGGACCGCAAGGTGCTTTCGGACATCGCCATCACGGATCCGCACGCCTTTGGGCAGCTCGTGGCGCAGGCGACGAGCGTGCTGCGGTCGGCGGGCCAGCCTGCCGGTTAG
- a CDS encoding D-aminoacylase: MDRYDLIIRNGCVIDGSGTPAFTADVGIRGDRIAAIGDLALAEASREIDADDRRVVPGFIDIHTHSDISVVFHPQMESMVSQGITTQVVGNCSVCIGLATPAPVFAFEQRWLAVHGARITWQTFAEHLRYVEDHGVGTNYVMLAGQGTLRKRVMGIDDRRPTAEELEAMKAELERALEAGAWGISTGLEYTPSGYADVSELAELSRVVARHGGFYATHLRNEGDRLIEAVREALEIGREGGIAVQLSHHKAEGRDNWGKVNQTLGMVDEARARGMDVQLDQYPYTAFQTSMAVQFLPPWANVGDNRTVLGRLTDPAQREAILHDIRANHADWDDLGPGSVWNGVVIGACRTNRALQGRNVGDMAREAGRHPIEMVLDLIVQERNFVSAVNFAIGEDDIATVMSHPWTMIGSDGVGTSPKGKTGEDRVHPRCYGTFPRVLGRYVRERGTLAEAAAIHKMTGLPARRLGLVERGHIAPGYFADLVVYDPATVEDAATFAHPHRFPAGIDLVLVNGVAAWEASAPTGALAGRVLRRTGRA, translated from the coding sequence GTGGATCGTTACGACCTGATTATCCGGAACGGCTGCGTCATCGACGGATCGGGGACCCCTGCCTTCACGGCGGACGTGGGCATCCGCGGTGACCGAATCGCGGCCATCGGTGACCTGGCTCTGGCGGAAGCGAGCCGCGAGATCGATGCCGACGACCGGCGTGTAGTCCCCGGCTTCATCGACATTCACACGCACTCCGACATCTCCGTGGTGTTCCACCCCCAGATGGAGAGCATGGTCAGCCAGGGCATCACCACGCAGGTCGTTGGGAACTGCTCGGTATGCATCGGGCTTGCCACCCCCGCGCCGGTCTTCGCATTTGAGCAGCGCTGGCTCGCCGTGCACGGGGCACGCATCACCTGGCAGACCTTCGCCGAGCACCTGCGCTACGTGGAGGACCACGGCGTCGGCACCAACTATGTGATGCTGGCCGGCCAGGGCACCCTCCGCAAGCGCGTCATGGGGATCGACGACCGACGGCCGACCGCCGAGGAGCTGGAAGCGATGAAGGCCGAGCTGGAGCGGGCCCTGGAGGCCGGAGCCTGGGGCATCTCGACCGGCCTGGAGTACACGCCCTCGGGCTACGCGGACGTGTCGGAGCTTGCGGAGCTCTCCCGCGTGGTGGCGCGGCATGGCGGCTTCTACGCGACGCACCTGAGGAACGAGGGGGATCGGCTCATTGAGGCGGTGCGCGAGGCGCTGGAGATCGGGAGGGAGGGAGGCATCGCGGTGCAGCTGTCGCACCACAAGGCCGAGGGGCGCGACAACTGGGGCAAGGTGAACCAGACTCTGGGAATGGTGGACGAGGCACGCGCGCGCGGAATGGACGTGCAGCTCGACCAGTACCCCTACACCGCCTTCCAGACGAGCATGGCCGTGCAGTTCCTACCTCCGTGGGCCAACGTTGGTGACAACCGCACGGTGCTTGGGCGGCTGACCGACCCGGCGCAACGGGAGGCCATTCTGCACGACATCCGCGCCAACCACGCCGACTGGGATGACCTCGGACCCGGCTCGGTCTGGAACGGCGTGGTGATCGGGGCGTGCCGCACGAACCGCGCGCTGCAGGGCCGCAACGTAGGCGACATGGCCCGCGAGGCGGGCCGCCACCCCATCGAGATGGTCCTCGACCTCATCGTGCAGGAGCGCAACTTCGTCAGCGCCGTCAACTTTGCCATCGGCGAGGACGACATCGCAACGGTGATGTCGCACCCGTGGACGATGATCGGCTCGGACGGCGTGGGGACGTCGCCGAAGGGCAAGACCGGGGAGGACCGCGTGCACCCGCGCTGCTATGGCACCTTCCCGCGAGTCCTCGGGCGCTATGTGCGCGAGCGCGGAACGCTGGCCGAGGCCGCCGCCATCCACAAGATGACTGGACTGCCGGCGCGTCGGCTGGGTCTCGTGGAGCGCGGCCACATCGCGCCGGGGTACTTCGCCGACCTCGTAGTCTACGACCCGGCCACCGTCGAGGACGCGGCCACCTTCGCCCACCCGCATCGGTTTCCGGCGGGCATCGACCTGGTCCTCGTCAACGGGGTCGCGGCCTGGGAGGCCAGCGCGCCCACCGGCGCGCTGGCAGGGCGTGTGCTCCGCCGCACAGGCCGAGCGTAG
- a CDS encoding ATP-binding cassette domain-containing protein, translated as MRASTPGRAPEPEHRADSATPGAPGSLDSSGPLRCAGVGLAYSDGDVTTHAVTDVTLILPPTGVVGIMGPSGSGKSSLLYLLSGLKRPTSGSVRYGDLEMTSLGEASLARLRRQRFGFVFQQPFLLNYLTARENVLAAAAPGDREADARAEALFTALGIAAYRDRFPYHLSGGERQRLCVARAMVNRPEVIFADEPTAALDHANGHAVIDLLFGYRERGLVIVVTHDPEMLTGADAVYRMRDGRLEG; from the coding sequence GTGAGAGCCTCGACGCCTGGCCGCGCGCCAGAGCCCGAGCACCGCGCCGACAGCGCCACACCGGGCGCGCCGGGCAGCCTGGATTCCTCCGGCCCGCTGCGGTGCGCGGGCGTCGGCCTCGCCTACTCGGACGGCGACGTGACGACCCATGCGGTCACCGACGTCACGCTCATACTACCGCCCACGGGAGTGGTCGGCATCATGGGCCCGTCAGGCTCCGGCAAATCCTCGCTTCTCTACCTGCTGAGCGGGCTCAAGCGCCCCACCTCGGGCAGCGTTCGCTACGGTGACCTCGAGATGACGAGCCTGGGGGAGGCTAGTCTGGCGCGCCTCCGCCGCCAACGGTTCGGGTTCGTGTTCCAGCAGCCCTTCCTGCTCAACTACCTGACCGCGCGGGAGAACGTGCTGGCCGCCGCCGCGCCCGGCGATCGGGAGGCCGACGCTCGGGCGGAGGCGCTCTTCACGGCGCTCGGCATCGCCGCCTACCGCGACCGGTTCCCCTACCACCTCTCGGGAGGCGAGCGCCAGCGCCTCTGCGTGGCGCGCGCCATGGTGAACCGGCCGGAAGTGATCTTCGCCGACGAGCCCACGGCGGCGCTCGACCACGCCAACGGCCATGCGGTGATCGACCTGCTGTTCGGCTACCGCGAGCGCGGGCTGGTGATCGTGGTAACGCACGACCCGGAGATGCTGACCGGCGCCGACGCCGTGTACCGTATGCGCGACGGCCGACTGGAGGGCTGA
- the rpmI gene encoding 50S ribosomal protein L35 produces the protein MPRLKTRKTVAKRFKVTATGKLVRRSTGLNHLMRKKSPSRKRDLRKGSILFEGDGKRIRRMLGEGA, from the coding sequence ATGCCCAGACTGAAGACTCGCAAGACGGTGGCGAAACGCTTCAAGGTGACGGCGACCGGCAAACTGGTTCGGCGATCCACCGGTCTTAATCACCTGATGCGCAAGAAGAGCCCGTCGCGCAAGCGCGATCTGCGGAAGGGCTCCATCCTCTTCGAAGGCGATGGGAAGCGCATTCGCCGCATGCTCGGCGAGGGGGCCTGA
- the pheS gene encoding phenylalanine--tRNA ligase subunit alpha, whose protein sequence is MDELLDLVALAEDEIARAGSTVALGQAEARYLGSRGSLQAQLRSIASLPREERPALGARVNAAKERLTALIAARRAELGRAESDARLRAEAIDVTLPGRPFPSGGLHPLSATARRAKQVLGGLGFEFVDGPELEDYAHNFAALNYPEDHPAFDEQMTFYVDDTRLLRTQTTALQGRVMTGRRPPFRIATLGRCFRYENVDATHHHTFHQVDVFMVDEGISLADLKGTLRQFASAMFGGEVQVRFRPDYFPFVEPGVDYAILWGGRWLELGGAGLIHPSILEGCGIDSERYSGFAFGLGVERIHMVRHGVSDLRLYLENDLRFLRQC, encoded by the coding sequence ATGGACGAGTTGCTGGATCTGGTTGCCCTCGCGGAGGACGAGATCGCTCGGGCCGGCTCGACGGTCGCGCTGGGCCAGGCCGAGGCGCGCTACCTCGGCTCCAGAGGCAGCCTGCAGGCGCAGCTTCGGTCGATAGCCTCGCTGCCGCGCGAGGAGCGCCCCGCACTGGGCGCGCGCGTGAACGCGGCCAAGGAGCGGCTGACCGCGCTGATCGCCGCGCGTCGGGCCGAGCTCGGGCGCGCCGAGTCCGATGCCCGCCTGCGCGCCGAGGCGATCGACGTTACGCTGCCAGGCCGCCCGTTCCCGTCGGGCGGCTTGCATCCTCTGAGCGCCACCGCCCGGCGTGCGAAGCAGGTGCTCGGCGGTCTGGGTTTCGAGTTCGTCGACGGGCCCGAGCTCGAGGACTACGCCCACAACTTCGCCGCGCTCAACTACCCGGAGGACCACCCGGCCTTCGACGAGCAGATGACCTTCTACGTGGACGACACGCGCCTGCTGCGCACGCAGACCACGGCGCTCCAGGGGCGCGTCATGACCGGCCGCCGCCCGCCGTTTCGCATCGCCACGCTCGGGCGCTGCTTTCGCTACGAGAACGTCGACGCCACGCACCACCACACCTTCCACCAGGTCGACGTCTTCATGGTCGACGAGGGGATCTCGCTGGCCGACCTCAAGGGCACGCTCCGGCAGTTCGCGAGCGCGATGTTCGGCGGCGAGGTGCAGGTGCGCTTCCGGCCGGACTACTTTCCGTTCGTCGAGCCGGGCGTCGACTACGCGATCCTTTGGGGAGGGCGCTGGCTGGAGCTCGGCGGCGCCGGGCTCATTCATCCGAGCATCCTGGAAGGGTGCGGAATCGACAGCGAGCGCTACAGCGGCTTCGCCTTCGGCCTCGGCGTGGAGCGCATCCACATGGTGCGCCATGGGGTCTCCGACCTGCGCCTCTATCTCGAGAACGACCTCCGGTTCCTGCGGCAGTGCTGA
- a CDS encoding CPBP family intramembrane metalloprotease: MGRVNAPPAAERPGRPGRTGWRDAAVTAAVGGAVVAALFRYNLGGASAATGQFGRTWEEYLLVNVAALLGPALLTVLVVLRERAGSWGLRPAAPGAARIAWTLYGLMLPVLIIAASQPEFHHLYPLQPQAADSWRHFVYHETTYAFYMLCWEFFFRGFLLSGLRRGIGFTAANVAQAAAFCVLHLGKPAPEVAGSFVAGLALGWLAARARSFLPGFAVHAGVSTTFDVLAIHARGGGIL; this comes from the coding sequence ATGGGGCGCGTGAACGCGCCGCCAGCCGCCGAGCGTCCCGGGCGGCCAGGCCGGACCGGCTGGCGCGACGCGGCCGTGACGGCCGCGGTGGGCGGGGCGGTGGTCGCCGCCCTGTTTCGCTACAACCTGGGCGGCGCCTCGGCCGCGACCGGGCAGTTCGGGCGCACCTGGGAGGAATACCTGCTCGTCAACGTCGCGGCGCTCCTTGGCCCCGCGCTGCTGACGGTGCTCGTCGTGCTGCGGGAGCGCGCCGGCTCGTGGGGCCTGCGACCGGCGGCCCCCGGGGCGGCCCGAATAGCCTGGACGCTCTACGGGCTGATGCTGCCGGTGCTCATCATCGCAGCCAGCCAACCGGAGTTCCACCACCTATACCCGCTCCAGCCGCAGGCCGCTGACTCGTGGCGTCACTTCGTCTACCACGAGACCACGTACGCGTTCTACATGCTCTGCTGGGAGTTCTTCTTCCGGGGCTTCCTGCTCTCGGGCCTCCGGCGCGGAATCGGCTTCACCGCGGCCAACGTGGCGCAGGCCGCCGCCTTCTGCGTGTTGCACCTCGGCAAGCCGGCGCCGGAGGTGGCGGGCTCGTTCGTGGCCGGCCTGGCCCTCGGCTGGCTGGCGGCCCGCGCGCGCTCCTTCCTGCCCGGATTCGCCGTCCACGCCGGGGTATCGACCACGTTTGACGTCCTCGCCATCCACGCGCGCGGCGGCGGCATCCTCTGA
- a CDS encoding DUF1559 domain-containing protein, producing MLRARGRCGFTLVELLTVIAIIAILAGVVFPVFATVRGKAREVSCLSNLRQIGLALRMYAQDSDELYPWALDPTDRYTPQIWSAFPEFQAQIPFMPMIHEVLQPYIRAAEIFRCPSDYGYDVEDFTGEPLDARPTSFRRFGTSYNYRTEITFLRSTEGSLRNPSELNVMFDAAGRWHGGLVTDRMRYNTLYGDGHTRNLSRGQLSELWSLPVR from the coding sequence ATGCTCCGAGCACGCGGCCGATGCGGCTTCACGCTCGTGGAGTTGCTTACGGTCATCGCCATCATTGCGATTCTGGCCGGCGTCGTCTTCCCCGTGTTCGCGACCGTGCGCGGTAAGGCGCGCGAGGTCTCGTGCCTGTCGAACCTGCGCCAGATCGGCCTGGCACTGCGCATGTACGCGCAGGACAGCGACGAGCTGTACCCGTGGGCTCTCGACCCGACCGACCGCTACACGCCGCAGATATGGTCGGCGTTTCCGGAGTTCCAGGCGCAGATCCCCTTCATGCCGATGATCCACGAGGTGCTCCAGCCCTACATCCGCGCGGCGGAGATCTTCCGCTGCCCCTCTGACTACGGCTACGACGTGGAGGACTTCACGGGTGAGCCACTGGATGCGAGGCCCACCAGCTTCCGGCGCTTCGGCACGAGCTACAACTACCGCACCGAGATCACCTTCCTCCGCTCGACGGAGGGCTCGCTGCGCAATCCCTCCGAGCTCAACGTGATGTTCGACGCCGCCGGGCGCTGGCACGGCGGCCTGGTGACCGACCGCATGCGCTACAACACGCTCTACGGCGACGGTCACACCAGAAACCTGAGCCGCGGACAACTCAGCGAGCTCTGGTCGCTACCGGTGCGATGA
- a CDS encoding amidohydrolase family protein, producing MRLRARWVLPISGPPIADGEVVVEEGRIAEVRPSRGLPAPDARDFGEAALLPGLVNVHSHLDYTVFRGLLDDLAFYPWVRTLNARRAALEERDWLASASLGALEAARAGVTTLGDCTATGASLLACRQAGLRAVVYQEVFGIDEEATVDAALADLDARVAGLRRQARGARIRVGVSPHAPYTVRPALLGAVAAWARERGLPTCIHAAESPEEARWVRDGSGPFGEMCARRGIRWEPTGSGVVAHLDRAGALDDRTLLVHGVQVSTDDARVARERGAAWAHCPKSNAKLANGIAPLGLLRGRANGPTARIGLGSDSVASNNTMDLFEEMRFAVLAHRAIRRRADALDAPTALRMATLGGARALGWADRIGSLEVGKEADVVAVRLDAATVFPVHDPVSSLVYAASSRDVAFAAVAGVPTYEEGKGTRQDPAAVLARAAEAAAKLRAWGA from the coding sequence ATGCGCCTGCGCGCGCGCTGGGTCCTGCCAATCTCGGGCCCGCCGATCGCGGACGGCGAGGTCGTCGTGGAGGAGGGCCGCATCGCGGAGGTGCGCCCCTCTCGCGGCCTACCGGCGCCGGATGCGCGGGACTTCGGCGAGGCCGCGCTGCTGCCGGGGCTGGTCAACGTGCACAGCCATCTGGACTACACCGTGTTCCGCGGCCTGCTCGACGATCTGGCGTTCTACCCGTGGGTCCGCACGCTCAACGCCCGGCGCGCCGCGCTAGAGGAGCGCGACTGGCTCGCTTCGGCCTCGCTCGGCGCGCTCGAGGCGGCGCGGGCCGGCGTCACCACGCTCGGCGACTGCACGGCGACCGGCGCCTCGCTGCTGGCCTGCCGGCAAGCCGGCCTGCGCGCCGTCGTCTACCAGGAGGTCTTCGGCATCGACGAGGAGGCGACGGTCGATGCGGCACTCGCCGACCTCGACGCTCGCGTGGCCGGGCTGCGGCGTCAGGCGCGCGGCGCGCGGATCCGCGTGGGCGTCTCGCCCCACGCCCCCTACACCGTTCGGCCCGCGCTGCTCGGCGCCGTGGCCGCTTGGGCGCGTGAGCGCGGGCTGCCCACCTGCATCCACGCGGCCGAGTCACCGGAGGAGGCGAGGTGGGTGCGCGACGGATCCGGCCCGTTCGGGGAGATGTGCGCACGACGGGGGATCCGGTGGGAGCCCACGGGCTCCGGGGTCGTGGCTCACCTGGACCGCGCCGGCGCGCTGGACGATCGGACGCTGCTCGTGCACGGCGTGCAGGTGTCCACGGACGATGCCCGGGTCGCGCGGGAGCGCGGCGCCGCGTGGGCGCATTGCCCGAAGTCGAACGCCAAGCTCGCGAACGGCATCGCGCCCCTCGGTCTGCTGCGCGGGCGCGCCAACGGCCCGACGGCGCGGATCGGCCTGGGCTCCGACAGCGTCGCGAGCAACAACACGATGGACCTCTTTGAGGAGATGCGCTTCGCCGTGCTGGCGCATCGCGCCATCCGGCGCCGCGCCGACGCGCTGGATGCGCCGACCGCGCTGCGGATGGCGACACTCGGCGGAGCGCGCGCCCTGGGTTGGGCCGACCGGATCGGGTCACTGGAGGTGGGCAAGGAGGCCGACGTCGTCGCCGTGCGGCTCGATGCGGCGACCGTGTTCCCCGTGCATGACCCGGTGAGCTCCCTAGTCTACGCAGCCTCGTCACGCGACGTCGCCTTCGCTGCCGTGGCCGGCGTCCCGACCTACGAGGAGGGCAAGGGGACGCGCCAGGACCCGGCCGCCGTGCTCGCTCGTGCCGCCGAAGCCGCCGCGAAGCTCCGCGCATGGGGCGCGTGA
- a CDS encoding leucine--tRNA ligase, translating to MDDRYDFRAIEAKWQERWAEWKTFRAREDSPRPPFYALEMFPYPSGAGLSVGHCKNYAPADAYCRFKSMQGFNVLHPMGWDAFGQPAENEAIKRGRNPREMVSEYAAAYKRTLVRLGASYDWDREINSSLPAYYRWTQWFFLLLYRRGLAFRATAPINWCPSCKTGLANEEVKDGHCWRCDSLVEKRPMPQWYFRITAYAERLLADLDAIRWPEGIKQMQREWIGRSEGAEVDFQVQGAGDTIRVFTTRPDTLWGATFMVLAPEHPLVERITSPEQRAEVEEYARRARSESDIERMSTERAKTGVFTGTSAVNPVNGAAIPIWIADYVLMGYGTGAIMAVPAHDQRDFEFAHRYALPIELVYVAPGGPRTAAELTEALPEGGAMRAFLPGPDARVDGFPFAGRPNSRDTVRDVTAWLEAQCVGEGRVNYRIRDWLISRQRYWGAPIPIVHCPACGEVPVPEEQLPVLLPEVERYQPSGTGESPLAAIAEFVSTTCPRCGGPARRETDTMGGFACSSWYFVRFADPHNDREFASRERNDRWLPVDLYTGGAEHAVMHLLYARFWTKVMSDAGLVGFVEPFETLRNQGSMLAWTPGRRPRANERAANEEDEERVLDWIVLKPEEREGYPAEQVVWRWTRMSKSKGNVVTPDDIADRFGADSLRVYVMFVAPFEDNVQWSEDGINGAHRFVNRLWRWLAAALPVYDPGWRKRVDAAPGGGRTRQVRRKLHQTIRRVGQDVETFQFNTAIAALMELVNELYLYRAADGPRDDAGADSIVLSEAVESLVLLAAPFAPHLADEMWERLGKEGSTYHAAWPQADPDVAAEDEITLVVQVNGKLRDRLTVPAGTDKEGLEQAALASARVREALEGKQVRDVIVVPGRLVNVVIG from the coding sequence ATGGACGATCGATACGACTTTCGCGCCATCGAGGCGAAATGGCAAGAGCGCTGGGCCGAGTGGAAGACCTTCCGCGCGCGCGAAGACTCGCCACGGCCGCCCTTCTACGCCCTGGAGATGTTCCCCTATCCCTCGGGCGCGGGGCTCTCCGTGGGCCACTGCAAGAACTACGCGCCTGCCGACGCCTACTGCCGCTTCAAGAGTATGCAGGGCTTCAACGTACTCCACCCGATGGGATGGGACGCGTTCGGGCAGCCGGCCGAGAACGAGGCCATCAAGCGCGGCCGCAACCCGCGCGAGATGGTGTCGGAGTACGCTGCGGCCTACAAGCGTACCCTGGTGCGATTGGGCGCCAGCTACGACTGGGACCGCGAGATCAACTCCAGCCTGCCCGCCTACTACCGCTGGACCCAGTGGTTCTTCCTGCTGCTCTACCGCCGCGGCCTCGCGTTCCGCGCCACCGCGCCGATCAACTGGTGTCCGTCATGCAAGACCGGACTGGCCAACGAGGAGGTGAAGGACGGACACTGCTGGCGCTGCGACTCCCTGGTGGAGAAGCGGCCCATGCCGCAGTGGTACTTCCGCATCACCGCCTATGCGGAGCGCCTGCTGGCCGACCTGGACGCGATCCGCTGGCCCGAGGGCATCAAACAGATGCAGCGGGAGTGGATCGGACGGAGCGAGGGGGCGGAGGTCGACTTCCAGGTGCAGGGCGCCGGCGACACCATCCGCGTGTTCACCACCCGACCGGACACGCTCTGGGGCGCCACCTTCATGGTGCTGGCCCCGGAGCACCCGCTAGTGGAGCGCATCACGTCGCCCGAACAGCGCGCCGAGGTCGAGGAGTATGCCCGCCGGGCACGGAGCGAGAGCGACATCGAGCGGATGAGCACGGAGCGCGCCAAGACCGGCGTCTTCACCGGTACGAGCGCCGTGAACCCGGTCAATGGCGCCGCCATCCCCATCTGGATCGCCGACTACGTGCTGATGGGCTACGGTACCGGCGCCATCATGGCGGTGCCGGCCCACGACCAGCGTGACTTCGAGTTTGCACACAGGTACGCCCTGCCGATCGAGCTCGTGTACGTGGCTCCCGGCGGCCCACGGACCGCCGCGGAATTGACCGAGGCGCTCCCGGAAGGAGGCGCAATGCGTGCCTTTCTGCCAGGGCCGGACGCGCGCGTCGACGGCTTCCCGTTCGCCGGCCGGCCGAACAGCCGCGACACGGTTCGCGATGTGACTGCCTGGCTGGAGGCCCAGTGCGTCGGAGAGGGGCGCGTCAACTACCGCATTCGCGACTGGCTGATCAGCCGCCAGCGCTACTGGGGCGCGCCGATCCCGATCGTCCATTGCCCCGCATGCGGCGAGGTGCCCGTGCCCGAGGAACAGCTGCCCGTGCTGCTGCCCGAGGTGGAGCGGTATCAGCCCTCCGGCACGGGCGAGTCGCCGCTCGCGGCCATCGCCGAGTTCGTGAGCACGACCTGTCCGCGGTGCGGCGGACCGGCGCGCCGCGAGACCGACACGATGGGCGGCTTCGCCTGCTCCTCATGGTACTTCGTGCGCTTCGCCGATCCGCACAACGACCGCGAGTTCGCCTCGCGCGAGCGGAACGACCGGTGGCTTCCCGTGGACCTCTACACCGGCGGCGCGGAGCACGCCGTGATGCACCTCCTGTACGCGCGCTTCTGGACGAAGGTGATGAGCGATGCCGGCCTCGTCGGTTTCGTGGAACCCTTCGAGACGCTGCGCAACCAGGGGTCCATGCTGGCATGGACCCCTGGCCGCCGGCCGCGCGCCAACGAGCGGGCCGCCAACGAGGAGGATGAGGAGCGCGTGCTCGACTGGATCGTGCTCAAGCCCGAGGAGCGTGAGGGCTACCCGGCCGAGCAGGTCGTGTGGCGCTGGACGCGCATGTCAAAGTCCAAGGGGAATGTCGTCACGCCGGACGACATCGCGGATCGCTTCGGAGCCGACAGCCTGCGCGTCTACGTGATGTTCGTAGCGCCCTTCGAGGACAATGTTCAGTGGAGCGAGGACGGAATCAACGGCGCGCACCGGTTCGTGAACCGCCTGTGGCGCTGGCTGGCCGCCGCGCTGCCCGTGTACGACCCCGGCTGGCGCAAGCGCGTCGACGCCGCGCCCGGCGGGGGGCGGACGCGGCAGGTGCGCCGCAAGCTACACCAGACGATCCGCAGGGTCGGGCAGGACGTCGAGACGTTCCAGTTCAACACGGCCATTGCCGCGCTGATGGAGCTCGTCAACGAGCTCTACCTCTACCGCGCGGCTGATGGGCCTCGGGACGATGCCGGCGCCGATTCGATAGTCCTCTCCGAGGCCGTCGAGAGCCTGGTGCTGCTCGCCGCGCCGTTCGCCCCCCATCTGGCCGACGAGATGTGGGAGCGCCTGGGCAAGGAGGGCTCGACCTACCACGCGGCCTGGCCGCAGGCCGACCCGGACGTCGCCGCGGAGGACGAGATCACGCTGGTCGTGCAGGTGAACGGCAAGCTGCGCGACCGGCTGACGGTGCCGGCCGGCACGGACAAGGAGGGGCTGGAGCAAGCGGCGCTGGCCAGCGCGCGCGTTCGAGAGGCACTCGAGGGCAAGCAGGTGCGCGACGTGATCGTTGTGCCGGGCAGGCTGGTCAACGTGGTGATCGGCTGA